Proteins found in one Nitrospirota bacterium genomic segment:
- a CDS encoding DUF5615 family PIN-like protein: protein MKFLADMGVSMSTVLALREHGHEAVHLREENLGRLPDGAIMEKARREGRIVLTFDLDFGDILAASAQTLPSVIIFRLHNQIPSSVTPKLLKVISKRSNELAEGAIIIVEDARYRLRRLPLEPSREE, encoded by the coding sequence TTGAAATTCCTGGCGGATATGGGTGTCTCCATGAGCACTGTGTTGGCACTCCGTGAGCATGGACACGAGGCGGTTCATCTCCGCGAGGAGAACCTGGGGCGTCTTCCTGATGGCGCCATCATGGAAAAGGCCAGGCGTGAGGGACGGATCGTCTTGACATTTGATCTGGACTTCGGAGATATACTGGCTGCCAGCGCTCAGACTCTCCCCAGCGTTATTATCTTTCGGTTGCACAACCAGATCCCCTCATCGGTAACACCAAAATTATTGAAGGTTATATCGAAGCGCAGCAATGAACTGGCAGAAGGCGCCATCATCATTGTAGAGGATGCCCGATACAGACTGCGCCGGTTGCCTCTGGAACCATCAAGAGAGGAATAA